A segment of the Longimicrobiales bacterium genome:
GGCACGTCGAAAACCCGGATTACCGCTCGGTGTGCACGGGCCGCACGGGGCACGCCGAGGTCGTGCAGATCACGTACGATCCCGAGCGCATTTCGTACACGGACCTGCTCGATGTCTTCTTCACCATCCACGATCCCACGACGCCCGATCGCCAGGGCAACGACGTGGGGCCGCAGTACCGCTCCATCATCCTGTACCACGATGATGCGCAGGCGGACGCGGCGCGCACCGCCATCGAGCGGCTCGAGCGTGAAGGCACCTGGGATGCGCCGATCGTGACCGAGGTCGTTCCCTTGCGCGCGTTCTATCCGGCCGAGGCGGAGCACCACCGGTACTACGAGCGGAACTCGAACCAGCCGTACTGCACGTTCGTCGTGGCACCCAAGGTCGCCAGGGTGCGCAGGGAGTTCTTCGACCGGCTGCGGCGCGCGTGAGCGATCAGCAGCGGGCCGAGGACGCAGCCGGCGTTCTGCGCGCGATCTGGATCAAGCGCATGCGACGCGGCCCGATGGACGCCGTCGCCGAGGCCACGCTCGTCGAGAACCGCGGGATCCTGGGCAACGCGAACCAGAACGGGAGACGGCAGGTCACGATCATCGAGGAAGAGGCCTGGCAGCGGCTGATGGCGGAGACCGGCGGCGAGCTGGACCCTTCGAGCCGGCGCGCAAACCTCATGATCTCGGGTGTGCCCCTCGCGAACAGCCGGGACCGGCTGCTGCGCATCGGCGAATGCGTGATCGACATCCGCGGCGAGACCCGGCCCTGCGAGCGCATGGATGAAGCGCTGCCCGGTCTGCGCGAAGCGATGAAGCCGGAGTGGCGCGGCGGCGTGTTCGGGACGATCGTCGCCGGCGGCGTGATCCGCGTCGGCGATGCCGTCCGTTTCGATGGCTGGGCGGATGATGCGGCGCGCGCTCCGGTGGGTCGCTCCGCGCAGCGGCGGCCTTAGGCAGGCGCCGGGACGCGACCGGCCGCAACGCACGAGCGGCGCCCCGAACGATCGAGGCGCCGCTCCGGTTACTGAAAACCGAATTCGCCGCTCCTACGCCAGCTCCGTCTCTTTCGCGCCAGCCCGCGTGCCCAGCCCGACCGCCGCGCCGAACACGAGCGCCGTGCCCGCACCGACGATCGGGAGCGCCCACACCACGGGTGTTGCAATGGCCGTCGCCGCGAGCCCTGCGATCACGGGCGCGGACGGCCTGTGCGCAGCATCCACGTAGCGGAGCCTGTGACTGACGAACGCGCGTGACCTGATGTATCCGAACCCTGCAGCGGTACCCGCCGCGAGAAGACCGATCAGCTCGAACATGTGATGCCTCCTGTTTCAGAACCGTACGCGCAGCGGCGCCCACGGGTTTCCGGAGGCGCCGGCCTCAGTACACGCGCTCGTAGGTGCGCAGTCCGGATGGGGCGCGCAGGAACAGCCGGTCGAACGGGGGCTGATCCCACGACAGCGCCAGGAACTGCGCCTCGCCGCCCGACACCGGCCGCAGCAGCTGTGGGTTGCGCTGCAGGGCACTCTCCAGGCCGGCCTCGGCCAGCGTCGCGGCCTGCAGCGCCCAGGTGCCCTGGTCGAAGCTGACCAGGTCCGGCAGCCCGGACGGCTGGACGGCTTCCTGGTACAGCGGGTAGCTCCACTCACGGAACCGGGCGACGTCCAGGGGCAGGTTCTTTCCGGGGAGCCCGGAGTCCACACACCCGCTGCTCAACACTGCCAGGAGCGCCACCGCTCCCATCCGCCAGCCTCTCGACATTCCTCCTCCATCGGGATTTGACGCGCGTTGCGACCTGCCACATCCTACGGTTCGCGGTCGGCGCGCGAAAGCGTCGCAGTCAACTCGAACGGAGTCCGCCATGCGCATCGTCCTCGACCCCGTCCCTCTCGTGCTGGGCATCTACGCCTATGTCGGCGAGCTGCTCGCACGTGCCGTGGAACGACGCGAGGACGCGGCTGCTGACGTGCTTGCGCGCCGTCTCGCCCGGCAGCGCGGCCAGTCGGGCGACCGCGAGGTCCAGAAGCTCGTGCGCGCGATGCACGGCGACGTCAAGGTCGCGGACAAGCTGCTCAAGAAGACCGCCGACGTGTGGAAGATATCCCAGGAGACAGACCTCGTCGACCTGGTGATCCTCGCGCGCGGCGATGAAAATGCGCCGCGCGCGTACGTGCTGCTCAAGCCGAAGGAGATCGAACCGCTGCTGCAGGCCATCCGTGCAGCGGCAGCGGGTGCGGGTGAACGGGAGGAGACGCTCGCCGACATCGACCGGATGATCGACGACGTCAATGCGCGCGGCAACGATTACCTGACGTTCGGCTTCGACCCCTGGCAGGGGTAGTCGCGGTTCCGCCAGCCAGCCGAACACACGCCACCGGCCGGTCGGACCCTCCGGCTCAACACTCCACCAGCGCCTCGATCAGCTCCGCGCCCAGCGCTTCCACCTGCCAGGCGCGCATGTCCCTCACGTCCCGCAGCGCCGCCGGTGTCCGGGGCCGCGCGCGCGCAACGTCCTCGAGCTGCTGGCGGGGCATCAGGAAGCCGCGTTCCAGGCCGAGCCGCTCTGCGGCCCTGTCGCGTACCGCCTTCAGCCGCTCGACGCACGCGTCGAAGGACGGGTCGGGCGGCGGGCGGCCGGGCCCGCGCGGCCGCACCGGGAGCTCGCGCTCCGGCAGCGCGCGTGCGCGCGCGACCGCGTCCATCACGGCGGCGCCACGACGGCGGATCAGCGCATCGCTCAGCCCCGGAATGCCGCGCAGCTGATCGACCTGCTCCGGCAGGCGACGGGCGATTTCCACGAGCGTCTCATTGCCGATGACGCGGAAGGGAGCCACGTCGCGCTCGGCGGCTGTCGC
Coding sequences within it:
- a CDS encoding MOSC domain-containing protein yields the protein MSDQQRAEDAAGVLRAIWIKRMRRGPMDAVAEATLVENRGILGNANQNGRRQVTIIEEEAWQRLMAETGGELDPSSRRANLMISGVPLANSRDRLLRIGECVIDIRGETRPCERMDEALPGLREAMKPEWRGGVFGTIVAGGVIRVGDAVRFDGWADDAARAPVGRSAQRRP
- the msrA gene encoding peptide-methionine (S)-S-oxide reductase MsrA codes for the protein MASEVATLGGGCFWCLEAAYVELDGVLDVQSGYAGGHVENPDYRSVCTGRTGHAEVVQITYDPERISYTDLLDVFFTIHDPTTPDRQGNDVGPQYRSIILYHDDAQADAARTAIERLEREGTWDAPIVTEVVPLRAFYPAEAEHHRYYERNSNQPYCTFVVAPKVARVRREFFDRLRRA